The genome window CTAAATTTAGGATCTCATGATGAGGTCTATTAAACTTACATCTTGCACCAGAACAAAAATCTGACGGGGTGACAGGGGGGCTGAAAAACTTGTGGAGATTGAGGTTTGGATCAGGCGTACCGCGAAGCGAATCCCTTCGGGACACCCCAGGTATGATACCTGGGTGTGGTTGTGCATCTTTGACCTGGTTTAAGTGCATGAAAACCTAGGTCTTTCCCCTCAGCATCAGCGGTTTTAATAGTTGCAAACACCATCTCAGGATTAACAGGAATTGGTTCATTATGAATCCTATTCAAGAACATTTAACTAAAATTAGCGGTTTTACTCAGTTACTGATTTATCCAAACTCTTGTTCAATGATCCGCCAATTAGCAGAGGTTATTTTAGGATTTAAACTCAACTTACTGATAATTCCCTCCAAAAGTTTATCATCGCGGGTTTGAGTTACTATTTCTGCTTCTACCTCCACCTTATCGGGAGCATCTTCTAAATCCTCACTACGCAAAGAAAGCAATTTCAATTTATCATTATTTAAAGATTGCAATAAGAAAGATCTAGCCTCGGCTTCATAATCACTGTAACAAATTAGAGAACATTGATAACATAATTCTATTTCTGTGTTCTGCAAAGGTTGCTGATTAATTAGATAACCGAGGGGGCGTAAAATAGTATTAGCAATTAAAACAGCCAAAGCACCCATAAAAGCTTCAGTAAAATAACCTGCTCCCGAGAGACTCCCGATCGCCGCAGCACACCAAATAGTAGCTGCTGTATTCAAACCACGTACGCTTAATCCTTCTTTGAGAATTACACCCCCTGCTAAAAAACCTATTCCCGAAACAATTTGAGCAGCTACACGAGTAGGACTAGAATCATCCGGAGTAAGTACAGATAACATCACAAATAGAGCAGCTCCACTAGAAACTAGTGTGTTGGTACGTAATCCTGCTAAACGTTGTCGCCATTGACGCTCTAACCCTAAAGCAGAGCCAAGTAAAAAAGCAACTAGCAGTCTAATAGCAAATTCTAAATTTTCCATGATGAGCAGATTCTAAGCTACTAACCAAGATACTAAGGAAAAATAAATCCATAGTCCTGTAAAATCCTTGATGGTGGTAATAAAAGGATCAGCTCCAGGTGCGTGATCAAAACCTAATTTTAGCATTACCCAAGGTAAAATAGCTCCTAAAAACGCTCCTAACGTAACCACACAAATTAGAGAAATTGCCACAACCATACCTAATAGAGGAAGGTTATTGGGTGCACCTTGCCAAAAATAAGCAATAATCCCTGATGCTGCACCTAAAATTACTCCCATAATTAGACCAATACGCGCTTCACGGAGTAAATAGGGAAAAAAACGATTGACGTTGATGTGATCCCAAGCTAATCCCCTAGCAAAGACAGTAGTAGATTGAGTACCAACGTTCCCCCCCATATCCATGACTAAAGGAATAAATATAGCAGCTGCCGGAATTGCCCCCAGAACATCTTCAAATTGCTCAATTACCCCTCCAACTAACATTCCGCCAATTAAAGTGATAATGAGAAATAAAATTCTTAGTCTGATTGCATACCAAGATGAACCACGAATTAAGCGATCGCTCCAGACTTTATCACGACTTAAGAGATTACCTACCCCTGCTTGAGCTAAGGCTGCATCTGTAGCCTCTTCTTCCACAAGATCGATAACATCATCAAAGATAATATCTCCTATTAAGCGTCCTTCATTATCTAATACCGGAATCGCAGGAAGATCATTATTTTTGAGGATGCTAACGGCTTGTAAATTGCGCGCAGTGGCTGCTACAGCAATTTCTTGCCCTTCTACTAAACTACTAATTGGTTGATTTTTCTCGTATTTGAAAAGACGAACTGTTCGGATAAAGCCACGATAAAATCTTTCTTGATCAATCACAAAAATAATTGCTAATTGATTGTCGGTGAGATTGGATTGACTAACTGCTTCTATAGTATTCCCTACTGTATTGTTATCTTTGAGAGCAAGATAGCGTAAATTCATCATTCGACCCACGCTATTTTCAGGATAACCCAACAATAAATCTACTGCTTGTCTATCTTCGGGATTGAGATTAGCAATCAGTCTTTTCGTTATTTTGGCAGGTAATTCATCAAACAAACGAACCCGATCGTCTGCTTCTAGTGTATTTAAAAGATTCATCACCTCTTGACTTTCCATCGTCTGAATCATCTCTGCTTGATCTTCGGGGCGCAGATACTCAAATACCTTAGCTGCTTTATCTTTCTCTAATAATCGAAATGCTAAGACCCTTTTTTCGGGTTCAATTTCCATCAATAACTGTACTAATTCAGCTGCAGGAAAACGATTCGCCTCCTTTTTAGCTGCTTCTAAAGCATTAGGTTGTAATAAATCTTTTAAGAGATTTCTTCTTGCCATGACTCACCTCCATTTGTGCTTATGACAATATTGAGCCACTTTTCATTCGTGGCTTTCAGATTAAGGCTTATTAAAGTTACAAGAATAGCCCACAGTTAGCCTTTTCTGCTTCAAAAAAGACTATAATTATCATTAATTAAAACTGTTTTGGTTAAATCTTCTGATCTTGCAGTCACCGTAGTTAGGGATGACCAAAGATAAAACCAATTACTTTTATCTAGTCAACAACTAACCACGGATGCTACTATGATGAGAATCTCCGTCTTCTAAAACAGTTTCTTGAAGCATAGTTAAACTACTACTGCCAGAAACATCCATTGACTTTTTTCCTTAAAAACTAACTTGGCTCTAAGAGAGCTTCTGCAAGCCTAACAATTTTTTCCGAATTTGTCAAGGTTTTGAGCAAAATTTTCAACTTGGCTGCGTCTTTTACCCTCAGCATCAGCGGTTTTAATAGCTGCAAACACCATCTCAGGATTAACAGGAATTGGTTCATTATGAATGGTTTCACCTTCAGTACAGGATGCTTTGGCTACTTCCATTAACTCTTCATCCCTTACCTCGGCTAAACCAATATCAGCTAAAGTAGTAGCAAGACCGATTGATTCACAGAAACTATAAACCTCCTCGATGATTTGACTAGGTTTATCCGTCAAAAATAAAGAAGCCAATGTACCAAAAGCTACCTTTTCACCATGATAATTTTGATTATCTCTATTAGACTCTTTAAACCCATTTAATATTACTATCTAAATAATCATGACTGCTTTTTCAACCAAAAAATTCTCCCCATGAAAACAGATAGTCTCTTTTATAATATTTTTTAACATTTCCTGAGACATTTTTTGAATTGATAGGTTTACCTGCTACTGTAACTAGTCAATATCAATTCACTTCCCGAGAAGTTAAACAACTCTCATTTCGTTTAGATGGGCTTTTTTACCCTAAATTGGCACAAACAGGTCAAACTTTTTATCTACTTGAAGTTCAATTTCAACCCTACCCTGATTTATACTATCGTATTTTTGGGGAGCTTTTTCTCTTTCTGAGGCAATATAAGCCTTTACCAACTTGGTCAGTAGTAGTAATTTATCCTAACTCTCGTGTAGCTAGAGAAGTACCAGAACATTTTCAAGAACTTACTTCTCAATCGAGTTAAAGTTATTTATCTAGACGAATTACCAGAAAATGTGGATTCTTTGGGTATAGAGTTACTGAAAATCATCAGAGCAGATGAAGAATCTCTACAGAGGAGAGCACGTTCCCTGATAAGTCAGGCTAAAATAAAATTGACAGATGAGAGTGTTCAACAAAACTTTATTGAATTAATCGAAAAAATCTTAGGAGAAGCTTTATTGGATTTTCACCAAGAACAAGATTTGTGCAATTGGTTAAGCAGCAATAATTAATGATCCAGGTATTAGGTATATTGTAGGGTGGGTTAGCGACAGCGTAACCCACCTACTCAATCATGGTGGTGCGTTTCCACATAGGTTGCTATGTAAATACAATGGTTACAAAAAAACCACCCTACAGGTCTATTTTTTCGTTTTCTTAAGTAGAGGAAGAAACCCAGCAACTGTTAAAGAACCTAAAATTGTTAAAGGCTCAGGTACTACTCGTTCTTCTATTGACCAATCACTACTATTGTTTTCGGCTGTTACATTTGCGGTTACCTGAAAAGGAGGAATACTTGTTGGAATAGTGCGTGTAACAAAAACATCTATTTCACTTATTGAGGAACTATAACTGCCTGCTGGTAGTGGAGTACCAACTGAACTAGCAGCTATAGGTATTGTAACAGTATGTGAGGTATTTTCATCCAAGAAGCCTAATGATTTTTCTCCAAAAATGGGAAAATTAACACCATGGTGTGTAAATGTACCATCTACAGTGGCTGTAAAAGTACCAA of Gloeocapsa sp. DLM2.Bin57 contains these proteins:
- the mgtE gene encoding magnesium transporter, which gives rise to MARRNLLKDLLQPNALEAAKKEANRFPAAELVQLLMEIEPEKRVLAFRLLEKDKAAKVFEYLRPEDQAEMIQTMESQEVMNLLNTLEADDRVRLFDELPAKITKRLIANLNPEDRQAVDLLLGYPENSVGRMMNLRYLALKDNNTVGNTIEAVSQSNLTDNQLAIIFVIDQERFYRGFIRTVRLFKYEKNQPISSLVEGQEIAVAATARNLQAVSILKNNDLPAIPVLDNEGRLIGDIIFDDVIDLVEEEATDAALAQAGVGNLLSRDKVWSDRLIRGSSWYAIRLRILFLIITLIGGMLVGGVIEQFEDVLGAIPAAAIFIPLVMDMGGNVGTQSTTVFARGLAWDHINVNRFFPYLLREARIGLIMGVILGAASGIIAYFWQGAPNNLPLLGMVVAISLICVVTLGAFLGAILPWVMLKLGFDHAPGADPFITTIKDFTGLWIYFSLVSWLVA
- a CDS encoding PEP-CTERM sorting domain-containing protein, yielding MNSTILFAGLLLIGYASKVEAASITDVSETIVITPSPGEVFQVQPGQTRSVSGSVGGNIEFQFDLGSDEFGTFTATVDGTFTHHGVNFPIFGEKSLGFLDENTSHTVTIPIAASSVGTPLPAGSYSSSISEIDVFVTRTIPTSIPPFQVTANVTAENNSSDWSIEERVVPEPLTILGSLTVAGFLPLLKKTKK
- a CDS encoding MgtC/SapB family protein, whose amino-acid sequence is MENLEFAIRLLVAFLLGSALGLERQWRQRLAGLRTNTLVSSGAALFVMLSVLTPDDSSPTRVAAQIVSGIGFLAGGVILKEGLSVRGLNTAATIWCAAAIGSLSGAGYFTEAFMGALAVLIANTILRPLGYLINQQPLQNTEIELCYQCSLICYSDYEAEARSFLLQSLNNDKLKLLSLRSEDLEDAPDKVEVEAEIVTQTRDDKLLEGIISKLSLNPKITSANWRIIEQEFG
- a CDS encoding iron-containing alcohol dehydrogenase, with protein sequence MVILNGFKESNRDNQNYHGEKVAFGTLASLFLTDKPSQIIEEVYSFCESIGLATTLADIGLAEVRDEELMEVAKASCTEGETIHNEPIPVNPEMVFAAIKTADAEGKRRSQVENFAQNLDKFGKNC